The nucleotide window CCACCAACCAGTTTTTGAAATTATAGAGTTAACGTCAGAAATAGATAAATTTTTGCTAGGGATATTAATGAGTTGTAATTCCCTTTTTAAAGAGTTTTCTAGTTCTCCTAAAGTGATTTTCTTACCCTTTTCTACTCGTTCTTGTAAACAAATATCAATGTGAATTTCATCAGGACTAACTTCCAATTCAGCTTTTCCTGTAATATTAATATGTGGTCTTTCATTAGTATTTATTTGACTGATACTTGTAGTTGAAATAAAAAGAAGAAGTAAAATGTAAATAGTCCTCATAATGATTTATTGTTTTTTGATAGTGTAAAACTACTACCAACTTTTTCATAATAAAAAGAAGAATGAGTATGTGCCCTTTTTTAATGAGTAAACGGGATAACTAATTTAGTTAATAAGGAAAAATCACAGGGAAAAACCCTATTTTAAGAGGAGAAGCATTTTTTTTATTGGTTTTTTGATGATAAGTTTACATCATATTAAAAGTAAAAAGAACTACTGTAAGTTTTCGGTAAAACTTTTTTCTAATAAATAGGACAGATATTTTTTACAATTTTAAATATCTTTAAAAAGGAAATCATATAAAAATGTGGAAAAAAATACAAATAGTACTCTTTTTTTTAGTAACTCATACACTAGTTTCTCAACAATTAAAAAGTGCAAATTATATTATAAAAGTACAAGTAGTTGATATAGAAAGTAAGAAATCAATACCTAACGCTGATGTGATGGTTAATGGTTCTTTTTATAAATATTCTCCAATAAAAGGCAGATATGAAATAAAAGCTAAAAAAGGAGATGAATTAATAGTAAGGCATTCCGATTTTAATACTGTGCATTATACTATTCAGGGTAATGATGATATTCGGATAGAGGTAGAAAGCACTATAGATAAAAAAGTGTTTAGTAGGGTTTTAAAAAATCCTAGATCTCTCAAAAAGAGAAAAAGAGAATCTTCATACAATGAATACCTTGATTCAGCTAAATTTTATAAGAAAAAAAATATAGATAAAAGTTTATCGTTCATAGAAAAAACATTAAAAGAGGTAGAGTCTAAGTCAAGAAGAAGTGCTTCTTTTAAGGTGTTGGCTGATATTTATTTGTATTGGAAACAATATGATTTAGCTATTGAAAATTATAAAGCATCCTTAAAAGAAAAAGAAAGTGCTAAAGTTCGATTAGAACTAGCCAAAGTTGAGTCTTTGAATAAGCAGTATTCTGAAAGCGAACAATCTTATTTAAAAAGTTTAAAAGGAAGGTTAAGTGCTTATGAGAAGTTAACTGCATTTGAAGGTTTAGGTGATGTTTTTAAAGGGAAAAAGAATTTTACAAAGGCAGAATATAACTATAAACAAGCATTAATAATTGCAAAGAAAAATTTAATAACTCCTAAAGTAACAGACTTAAATTCAAAATTAGCTGAAGTGTTTGCTGAACAAGGTAAAATAAAAAAAGCAGATATTTTATTTCAAAATTCATTGCAGTTAGCTAATAAAGAAAATATTAAGCGATCATTAAAAGAAGAACAAAAAGTTGCTGATTTTTATAATAAATCTGGTCGGTTTGATGATGAAATTCAATTACGAAAAGAGAGTTTAAAAAAGGCAAAAGATATTAATATAGAAACAGAAGATAAAGAAACACTTGTAGACTCAATAACTTCACAAAAAATAAATTATAAAATTGGAAATGCATATCTTCAAAAAGAAAATTATCAAGAGGCAATAGCTTTTTTAGAAAAAAGTATTGATGATGCTGATAAAAGTGAAGACTTAATTATAAAAAAAGATGCAACAAGGAAGTTATCTGAAATACACGAAACTGTAGGTGATTACACAAAAGCTTTAAAAAGTTACCAAGATTATGTGAAATTAGTAGATACTTTATATATAAAAAAGGAACAAGAAATACAGCAAGTAAAAAGATTTAGTAAACGAATATTCGATAACCAAAATAGAATTGCAAGTTTAGAAAAAGATAAAGAACTTTCTGATAGTAAAATAAATTTAGCATATAAAGATCAACAATTAGTTGAAGAAAGTAATAAGCGACAAGAAATAATAATTTATTCTTTATTAGGAGGTATGTTGTTAATTAGTTTACTTGTTTATTATATGTATAGAAATATAAGACAGCAAAAATTAGCCAATAATTTACTTGCTTTGAAATCAATGCGTTCGCAAATGAATCCGCATTTTATTTTTAATGCACTAAATTCTGTTAATAGTTTTATAGCTGTAAATGATGAACGAAGTGCTAATCGATATTTATCTGAATTCTCAGTGCTAATGCGTTCTGTACTTGAAAATTCTGATGAAGATTTTATACCACTTTCAAAAGAAATTGAACTTTTACAATTATATGTGAAGTTAGAACATAATAGATTCCAAGATAAATTTGAATATACTATTTCTGTTGATGAAAAAATTCCTTTAGATAAGTATTCTATCCCGCCAATGCTTTTACAACCCTATATTGAAAATGCTATATGGCATGGGCTTCGATATAAGAAAGAAAAAGGGAATCTTATTATTTCTATGAATCAGAAAACAGAAAATACCATAATGATAAACATTGAAGATGATGGTGTGGGTAGACAAAAGTCAATGGAAATGAAAACAAAAAATCAGCTAAAGCAAAAGTCAAAAGGAATGAGTACTATAAAAAATAGAATAGGCATTCTTAATGATATGTATCAAGATAAAATATCAGTAAATGTAACTGATAATTTTGCTGATGGAAGAGGTACAAAAGTCGAATTAATATTAAAAAAAGATTAAGCTATGAAAATAAATGCCATCATTGTAGAAGATGAAGCTATAA belongs to Tenacibaculum sp. MAR_2010_89 and includes:
- a CDS encoding histidine kinase, with amino-acid sequence MWKKIQIVLFFLVTHTLVSQQLKSANYIIKVQVVDIESKKSIPNADVMVNGSFYKYSPIKGRYEIKAKKGDELIVRHSDFNTVHYTIQGNDDIRIEVESTIDKKVFSRVLKNPRSLKKRKRESSYNEYLDSAKFYKKKNIDKSLSFIEKTLKEVESKSRRSASFKVLADIYLYWKQYDLAIENYKASLKEKESAKVRLELAKVESLNKQYSESEQSYLKSLKGRLSAYEKLTAFEGLGDVFKGKKNFTKAEYNYKQALIIAKKNLITPKVTDLNSKLAEVFAEQGKIKKADILFQNSLQLANKENIKRSLKEEQKVADFYNKSGRFDDEIQLRKESLKKAKDINIETEDKETLVDSITSQKINYKIGNAYLQKENYQEAIAFLEKSIDDADKSEDLIIKKDATRKLSEIHETVGDYTKALKSYQDYVKLVDTLYIKKEQEIQQVKRFSKRIFDNQNRIASLEKDKELSDSKINLAYKDQQLVEESNKRQEIIIYSLLGGMLLISLLVYYMYRNIRQQKLANNLLALKSMRSQMNPHFIFNALNSVNSFIAVNDERSANRYLSEFSVLMRSVLENSDEDFIPLSKEIELLQLYVKLEHNRFQDKFEYTISVDEKIPLDKYSIPPMLLQPYIENAIWHGLRYKKEKGNLIISMNQKTENTIMINIEDDGVGRQKSMEMKTKNQLKQKSKGMSTIKNRIGILNDMYQDKISVNVTDNFADGRGTKVELILKKD